From Pseudomonas sp. G.S.17, the proteins below share one genomic window:
- a CDS encoding GGDEF domain-containing protein, which yields MAAATYLIVMSLTWLAIYAGELHQPLHVAIIGSALVVLSQFALFWVFLSRFNQRFQDASLTEFQVLMALVWLTWLISYLDTARGAFLILYAPILLFGLFQLTPIVFARCAALVLVSFCAINAWEFSQGQMAHPATALLQLSALFVMLLWLSLFASYVHTQRMRMRQRRYALQAHQDTLRGMMLQLEELAATDELTNLYNRRHFLRMATRELALLDGYAFHGLALIDLDHFKRINDSYGHAAGDQVLQAFAAHAEDCLRDTDVLARYGGEEFVLLIPHCTEQQLIDCCERVREAFARVQLNDLPDASLSLSVGMTLLRWGDNIDDGLHRADQALYLAKRSGRNRCVAAWESVDA from the coding sequence ATGGCCGCAGCGACCTATTTGATCGTCATGTCGCTTACCTGGCTGGCGATCTATGCTGGAGAGCTTCATCAACCGCTTCATGTAGCGATCATCGGCAGTGCTTTGGTGGTGTTGAGTCAGTTTGCGCTGTTCTGGGTTTTCCTCAGTCGGTTCAATCAGCGTTTTCAGGATGCAAGCCTGACCGAGTTCCAGGTGCTGATGGCCTTGGTTTGGCTGACCTGGTTGATTTCCTATCTGGATACGGCCCGAGGCGCGTTTTTGATTCTGTACGCCCCCATTCTGCTGTTCGGGCTGTTTCAGCTGACGCCGATTGTCTTTGCGCGCTGTGCGGCGCTGGTGCTGGTCAGCTTCTGTGCGATCAACGCCTGGGAGTTTTCCCAAGGGCAGATGGCCCACCCGGCCACTGCGCTGCTGCAATTGAGTGCCTTGTTCGTCATGCTGCTCTGGCTTAGCCTTTTTGCCAGCTACGTACACACCCAACGCATGCGCATGCGCCAACGTCGGTACGCCTTGCAGGCGCATCAGGACACCTTGCGCGGCATGATGCTGCAACTTGAAGAACTGGCCGCGACTGATGAACTGACCAACCTGTACAATCGTCGTCACTTCTTGCGTATGGCCACTCGCGAGCTTGCTCTGCTTGATGGCTATGCATTTCACGGGCTGGCGCTGATCGATCTTGACCATTTCAAACGCATTAATGACAGCTACGGGCATGCCGCAGGTGACCAGGTGCTACAGGCTTTCGCCGCCCATGCCGAAGACTGCCTGCGAGACACTGACGTGCTGGCGCGCTATGGCGGAGAAGAATTCGTGCTGTTGATTCCTCACTGCACCGAGCAACAACTGATCGACTGCTGCGAGCGCGTGCGCGAGGCCTTTGCGCGGGTTCAGCTCAATGATTTGCCCGATGCCAGCCTAAGTTTGTCTGTTGGCATGACCCTGCTGCGCTGGGGCGACAACATTGACGACGGCCTGCATCGCGCGGACCAGGCGTTGTATCTGGCCAAGCGCAGTGGCCGTAACCGCTGCGTGGCGGCCTGGGAATCCGTTGATGCCTGA
- a CDS encoding neuraminidase-like domain-containing protein produces the protein MDNGIIPELEEQRRDALVAYYLGQIVPSDATAAPLSLTTPDDLYEYLLIDNQVSGAVETSRVAQGIASIQQYINAIYNGMEPGYAQGFDEERLRLWREGMSEYSVWAGYQMIEDYPENYIDPTLRLGKTSQFQAFEAELGQSRISENTVQMALKTYLDSFELVSNLQVVACYIDGADFRQADYYFFGRQSVEPFSYYWRKAKIDLQEDSTQVMPSAWTEWQSIDVAFDAKVTHVRPVVMDGRLHIIWVELGPTEVDDSGAKTGKHYYRAKMAFKKISNMWSSATLIYEGLTERQDLGDQYNEQGVLTGRFTLVASMDARFSGEPRLIVCFQFRQEQAVQVIPAEPEQFLLVFGRMFNKITLPTSEMTQLYGIAAAMLGGDPARAQFPLLGKYGNGDNEWILDNVIWDTGGSADNDIPDGGLNQSLELTAKLHTSEEGCSLEVRGVCTALRYERSEFSLFLVSSRVVQGGYYTTAVNGDHTSFVLEVSFRGQYSNSLLPSNAIGGLYWDGSLIANFDTSDFETLFFEPGYTSLYRAFIILPITPADFPSLTNDMAKKGAGFVLDMPGGDLVMADELNYYRETVLPSTRYFGIWDSDPETPYRLTLNGAAKTPLVNTNWTDESMVAVRRFGGAKNSGLGYNQYNITRIPKPTPVPLIVSTSEGGQFLDVTALGLGSLRYVRLNTTFAKELVKRAELSLKNILSWEAQHTSEPPVPIPTNSPWLPLDFKGANGRYFWELFFHVPHLIAHRLHTEFDYLGAETWLHYLFNPLERIAPLYPPPVANHPYWVSRPLTCDDDPTYEWGGLGDPDAIAYGAPSHYRKAIFVFYLNNLIAHGDMLYRQLTRDTLTQAQLFYIRAASLLGPLSKGRSISRWTPMMLEDAAAYDDGLFANFEASGLKWLEHDIPSRAEGRPWLRLLDAPWFRLSVNVQLLDLWDRLALRLYNLRHNLTLDGKTMSLPLYAPAANPFDLLRAQAAGGGSGQRRLGSLAIIPPYRFRAMLPRVQNAVETLIRYGEQVRGYMELRDRADQEELQQSHVLELSSFAETLQVQMIEQAVASRAALGGSQVAIEARKVYYDKLVNEDVSSAEKKAQDKQSGSKYLELAADVMTVIAHAVDGAAPTIYGTSSGGARPAGFVFAGAAIAHGAAALLIREAEQTLISEQYRRRRVEWQFLARQAEQELEAIKLQLEVQDIVITAAKTSLEQAAKAQEQAQVYYSFLKNRAVGPALYQWLLSQMSTLYFQAYDVVLSMCLSTEACWQYEIGDRDTRFISTTAWADNRHGLTAGETLKLGLMQMESAFLSRHERRLELTKTLSLKALLKDYDPGTDAQDGVALATGWEGVLNELKGKGEIAFDLKSSLFDKDYPGHYLRQLVRVSVSIPAVLGPYEDMRVMLTQQSSSALLKPQIAGVRYLYKEAGELPQEEDEIVDPTHIVFNPRANQQIGISGGIDDDGMFILDFGDERYFPFEGTGAVSRWTLSFPRHASGRQMAILDSLTDIILHVRYFAVDGGKVFASEVETLVATVEEGEETARRITLPEA, from the coding sequence ATGGATAATGGAATAATCCCCGAACTAGAGGAACAGCGCCGAGACGCACTCGTTGCGTATTATCTCGGCCAAATTGTTCCTTCGGACGCAACGGCAGCGCCGCTGAGTCTAACCACACCAGACGATCTCTACGAATACCTGCTGATCGATAATCAGGTCAGCGGCGCGGTCGAGACCAGTCGCGTCGCGCAGGGTATTGCCAGCATTCAGCAGTACATCAACGCGATCTACAACGGCATGGAGCCGGGGTATGCGCAGGGGTTTGATGAGGAACGTTTGCGGCTGTGGCGTGAAGGCATGAGTGAATACAGTGTCTGGGCCGGCTACCAGATGATCGAAGACTATCCGGAGAACTATATCGACCCGACGCTACGTCTGGGCAAGACCAGTCAGTTCCAGGCATTTGAAGCCGAACTAGGGCAAAGCCGGATCAGTGAAAATACCGTACAAATGGCGTTGAAGACCTATCTGGACAGTTTTGAGTTGGTTAGCAATCTGCAAGTGGTCGCCTGTTATATCGATGGTGCGGATTTTAGACAGGCTGATTATTATTTTTTCGGGCGACAGAGTGTCGAACCGTTTTCTTATTATTGGCGTAAGGCAAAAATCGACCTGCAGGAAGACAGTACTCAGGTCATGCCTTCGGCCTGGACGGAGTGGCAAAGCATCGACGTGGCTTTCGATGCCAAAGTGACCCATGTGCGCCCAGTCGTGATGGACGGAAGATTGCATATTATTTGGGTCGAGTTGGGGCCGACCGAAGTAGACGACAGCGGTGCGAAGACCGGCAAGCATTATTACCGGGCGAAAATGGCCTTTAAAAAAATATCGAACATGTGGTCATCCGCAACGCTTATTTACGAAGGTTTGACCGAAAGGCAGGATTTGGGCGATCAATATAATGAGCAAGGTGTGCTCACAGGCCGTTTTACTCTGGTGGCGTCCATGGATGCTCGTTTTTCCGGGGAGCCACGCTTGATAGTATGCTTTCAGTTCAGGCAGGAGCAGGCGGTGCAAGTGATTCCAGCCGAGCCTGAACAATTCCTGCTGGTGTTCGGCAGGATGTTTAACAAGATAACGTTACCCACCAGTGAGATGACGCAGTTATACGGTATTGCAGCGGCCATGTTGGGTGGGGATCCGGCGCGTGCGCAATTTCCGTTGCTGGGGAAGTACGGTAATGGGGATAATGAATGGATTTTGGATAATGTTATCTGGGACACTGGCGGAAGTGCTGATAATGACATTCCGGATGGGGGGTTGAATCAGTCTCTTGAGCTTACGGCTAAATTACACACTTCGGAAGAGGGATGTTCGTTAGAGGTTCGGGGTGTTTGCACGGCGTTACGGTATGAGCGCAGTGAGTTTTCCTTGTTTCTTGTAAGTTCCAGAGTTGTACAGGGGGGTTATTACACTACTGCCGTGAACGGCGATCACACCAGCTTTGTTCTGGAGGTATCGTTTCGCGGTCAGTACTCAAATTCTCTCCTGCCATCAAATGCGATAGGTGGATTATATTGGGATGGATCGTTGATTGCGAATTTCGATACTTCTGATTTCGAGACGCTATTTTTTGAGCCCGGCTATACGTCTTTATATCGAGCGTTTATAATTTTGCCGATTACTCCTGCTGATTTTCCATCATTGACTAATGATATGGCTAAAAAAGGGGCTGGTTTCGTGCTGGACATGCCCGGGGGGGATTTAGTGATGGCTGATGAGCTAAACTATTATCGGGAAACAGTACTTCCGTCTACTCGCTATTTTGGTATATGGGACTCGGATCCCGAGACGCCCTATAGGTTGACGCTCAATGGTGCCGCCAAAACACCATTGGTAAACACTAACTGGACGGACGAATCTATGGTTGCAGTCCGACGGTTCGGCGGAGCCAAAAATTCCGGATTGGGCTATAACCAATACAATATCACCAGAATACCAAAGCCAACTCCGGTTCCGCTTATTGTCAGCACATCTGAGGGGGGGCAATTTCTTGATGTTACCGCGCTCGGGTTGGGATCCTTGCGGTATGTTCGTTTGAACACCACCTTTGCCAAAGAATTGGTAAAAAGAGCTGAGCTTTCGCTGAAAAACATCTTGAGTTGGGAGGCTCAACACACATCAGAACCGCCAGTTCCCATACCTACGAATTCACCGTGGCTTCCCTTGGACTTCAAAGGTGCCAACGGCCGCTATTTCTGGGAGCTGTTCTTCCATGTGCCGCATCTGATTGCGCACCGGCTGCACACTGAGTTCGACTATTTGGGCGCGGAAACCTGGTTGCACTATCTGTTCAATCCTCTGGAACGCATAGCGCCGTTATACCCACCACCTGTGGCGAATCACCCCTACTGGGTCAGTCGCCCACTGACCTGCGATGATGACCCAACTTACGAATGGGGCGGGCTGGGCGATCCTGATGCCATTGCCTATGGTGCGCCGTCGCATTACCGCAAAGCAATTTTCGTCTTTTATCTGAATAACCTGATTGCCCACGGCGACATGCTCTATCGGCAGTTGACTCGCGACACCCTCACCCAGGCGCAATTGTTCTATATCCGTGCGGCCTCGTTGTTGGGGCCACTGTCCAAGGGTCGCAGCATTAGCCGTTGGACGCCGATGATGCTGGAGGATGCGGCCGCTTATGACGACGGCTTGTTTGCCAACTTTGAAGCTTCCGGGCTCAAGTGGCTGGAGCATGACATACCGAGCCGCGCCGAAGGTAGGCCCTGGCTACGCTTGCTCGATGCGCCATGGTTCCGCCTGTCGGTCAACGTCCAGTTGCTTGATCTCTGGGATCGTCTGGCATTGCGGCTGTATAACCTGCGCCACAATCTGACACTGGATGGCAAGACAATGTCGCTGCCGTTGTATGCCCCTGCGGCGAATCCTTTTGACCTCTTGCGAGCTCAGGCGGCGGGCGGCGGCAGTGGTCAGCGTCGTCTGGGCTCGCTGGCGATCATCCCACCGTATCGATTCCGGGCCATGCTGCCGCGGGTGCAGAATGCGGTTGAGACATTGATCCGCTATGGCGAGCAAGTACGCGGCTACATGGAGCTGCGGGATCGCGCCGACCAAGAGGAACTGCAGCAGTCTCACGTGCTGGAGTTATCCTCGTTCGCCGAGACCCTGCAGGTCCAGATGATCGAGCAGGCAGTGGCTTCGCGGGCGGCACTGGGGGGCAGTCAGGTCGCGATTGAGGCGCGTAAAGTGTATTACGATAAATTGGTGAATGAGGATGTCAGTTCGGCGGAAAAAAAGGCCCAGGATAAGCAGAGTGGTTCGAAGTATTTGGAATTAGCAGCGGATGTCATGACTGTAATTGCCCATGCCGTGGACGGCGCGGCTCCAACGATTTACGGGACTTCCAGCGGCGGTGCGCGGCCAGCGGGGTTTGTCTTTGCTGGCGCGGCCATAGCCCATGGGGCCGCCGCTCTCCTCATAAGGGAGGCAGAACAAACCTTGATCAGCGAGCAATACCGTCGTCGCCGTGTCGAGTGGCAATTCCTGGCCCGCCAGGCCGAGCAAGAGCTAGAGGCTATCAAACTGCAGCTTGAGGTGCAGGACATCGTCATCACTGCGGCTAAAACCAGCCTTGAACAAGCGGCCAAAGCGCAGGAGCAAGCCCAGGTTTATTACAGCTTCCTTAAAAATCGCGCCGTAGGGCCGGCTTTGTACCAGTGGCTGCTTAGTCAGATGTCGACCTTGTACTTCCAAGCCTACGATGTAGTGTTGTCCATGTGTCTGAGCACCGAAGCGTGTTGGCAATACGAAATCGGTGATCGTGATACGCGGTTCATTTCCACCACTGCCTGGGCCGACAATCGCCATGGGTTGACCGCTGGAGAAACCTTGAAGCTGGGGTTGATGCAGATGGAGTCGGCATTTCTCTCCCGCCACGAGCGCAGGCTGGAACTGACTAAAACCCTTTCCTTGAAAGCTCTGCTCAAGGATTACGACCCCGGCACGGACGCTCAAGACGGCGTTGCGCTTGCGACAGGCTGGGAAGGTGTACTAAATGAGCTGAAAGGCAAGGGTGAGATTGCCTTCGATCTGAAGTCCTCATTGTTCGACAAGGATTATCCCGGTCACTACCTCCGTCAGTTGGTACGGGTTTCGGTATCGATACCCGCCGTACTGGGACCGTATGAGGACATGCGCGTCATGCTGACTCAGCAATCGAGCAGCGCGCTGTTGAAACCACAGATCGCGGGTGTGCGTTACCTCTATAAAGAGGCCGGCGAGTTGCCACAGGAAGAAGACGAAATCGTAGACCCCACCCACATCGTATTTAATCCCAGGGCCAATCAGCAAATAGGTATTTCCGGCGGCATCGATGATGACGGTATGTTCATTCTGGATTTTGGTGACGAGCGTTACTTTCCGTTCGAAGGCACAGGTGCCGTTTCGCGCTGGACCTTAAGTTTTCCGCGTCACGCATCCGGGCGGCAGATGGCAATTCTCGACTCGCTGACTGACATCATTCTGCATGTGCGCTATTTCGCGGTGGATGGCGGTAAAGTATTCGCATCGGAAGTAGAAACGCTGGTAGCTACGGTGGAGGAGGGCGAAGAGACCGCAAGGCGCATTACGCTGCCTGAAGCCTGA
- a CDS encoding fumarate hydratase, translating to MTVIKQDDLIQSVADALQFISYYHPVDFIQAMHEAYLREESPAARDSMAQILINSRMCATGHRPICQDTGIVTVFVRVGMDVRWTGATMSLDDMINEGVRRAYNLPENILRASILADPAGARKNTKDNTPAVIHYSIVPGNTVEVDVAAKGGGSENKSKMAMLNPSDSIVDWVLKTVPTMGAGWCPPGMLGIGIGGTAEKAAVMAKEVLMESIDIHELKLRGPSNRIEEMRLELFEKVNQLGIGAQGLGGLTTVLDVKIMDYPTHAASLPVCMIPNCAATRHTHFVLDGSGPVAQEAPPLDAYPEIVWEAGPSARRVDLDTLTPEDVQSWKPGETVLLNGKMLTGRDAAHKRMVEMLNKGETLPVDLKGRFIYYVGPVDPVREEVVGPAGPTTATRMDKFTRQILDQTGLLGMIGKSERGPTAIEAIKDYKAVYLMAVGGAAYLVAQAIKKSRVVAFAELGMEAIYEFEVKDMPVTVAVDSNGESVHITGPQIWQKKISESLAVEVQ from the coding sequence ATGACCGTGATCAAGCAAGACGACCTGATTCAAAGTGTCGCCGATGCCCTGCAATTCATTTCCTACTACCACCCGGTAGATTTCATTCAGGCCATGCACGAAGCGTATCTGCGTGAAGAGTCGCCAGCTGCTCGCGACTCCATGGCTCAGATCCTGATCAATTCGCGCATGTGCGCGACCGGTCATCGCCCGATCTGCCAGGACACCGGCATCGTCACCGTGTTCGTTCGCGTGGGCATGGATGTGCGCTGGACCGGCGCCACCATGAGCCTGGATGACATGATCAACGAAGGCGTGCGCCGCGCCTATAACCTGCCGGAAAACATCCTGCGCGCTTCGATCCTGGCCGACCCGGCCGGCGCTCGCAAGAACACCAAGGACAACACCCCGGCCGTTATCCATTACTCCATCGTCCCGGGTAACACCGTGGAAGTGGACGTCGCAGCCAAGGGCGGCGGTTCGGAAAACAAGTCGAAGATGGCGATGCTCAACCCGTCCGACTCGATCGTCGACTGGGTATTGAAAACCGTACCGACCATGGGTGCCGGTTGGTGCCCGCCGGGCATGCTCGGCATCGGCATCGGCGGCACTGCCGAGAAGGCTGCGGTGATGGCCAAGGAAGTGTTGATGGAATCCATCGACATTCACGAGCTGAAACTGCGCGGCCCGTCCAATCGTATCGAAGAGATGCGCCTGGAGCTGTTCGAGAAGGTCAACCAGCTGGGCATCGGCGCTCAAGGCCTTGGCGGCCTGACCACCGTGCTCGACGTGAAGATAATGGATTACCCGACCCACGCCGCTTCGTTGCCGGTGTGCATGATCCCTAACTGCGCCGCCACCCGGCACACGCATTTCGTGCTGGACGGCAGCGGCCCGGTCGCTCAGGAAGCACCGCCGCTGGACGCCTACCCGGAAATAGTCTGGGAAGCCGGCCCGTCGGCACGCCGCGTCGACCTCGACACCTTGACCCCGGAAGACGTACAGAGCTGGAAGCCGGGCGAAACCGTTTTGCTCAACGGCAAGATGCTTACCGGTCGTGACGCTGCGCACAAACGCATGGTCGAAATGCTCAACAAGGGCGAAACCCTGCCGGTCGACCTCAAAGGTCGCTTCATCTACTACGTCGGCCCGGTTGATCCGGTACGCGAAGAAGTGGTTGGCCCGGCTGGACCGACCACCGCAACGCGGATGGACAAATTCACCCGGCAGATCCTAGATCAGACCGGCTTGCTGGGCATGATCGGCAAATCCGAGCGCGGCCCGACCGCGATCGAAGCGATCAAGGACTACAAGGCCGTGTACCTCATGGCAGTCGGCGGCGCGGCTTATCTGGTGGCGCAGGCCATCAAGAAGTCCCGCGTCGTCGCCTTCGCCGAACTGGGCATGGAAGCGATCTACGAGTTCGAGGTCAAGGACATGCCGGTCACGGTCGCCGTGGACAGCAACGGTGAATCCGTGCACATCACCGGCCCGCAGATCTGGCAGAAGAAGATCAGCGAAAGTCTGGCGGTTGAAGTGCAGTAA
- a CDS encoding iron-sulfur-binding ferredoxin reductase, translating to MPDLRVGDRQWPVAAGSNLLDALNQAGMRVPYSCRAGSCHACLVRCSEGEPLDALPEALDAGKRQQGWRLACQCRVVENLTVQAFDPLRDGVPARVAGCDWLSPSVLRLRLEPERPLRYRAGQHLVLWTASGVARPYSLASVPGEDPFLEFHLDCHQSGAFIDVARQLKAGDTVGLGELRGGALQYDPDWQDRPLLLLAAGTGLGPLWGVLREALRQEHQGPIRLVHLARDDSEHYLVGPLAELAAQHSSLRVQLTTPHDLPEALADLRLLSRRTMALVCGSPASVEGFSKRLYLAGLPRNQVLADVFLGRE from the coding sequence ATGCCTGACTTGCGCGTCGGCGACCGGCAATGGCCGGTCGCAGCGGGCAGCAATCTGCTCGATGCCCTTAATCAGGCCGGAATGCGCGTTCCCTATAGCTGTCGGGCGGGCAGCTGCCATGCCTGTCTGGTGCGCTGCTCCGAAGGCGAACCACTGGATGCGCTTCCCGAAGCACTGGATGCGGGCAAGCGTCAGCAAGGCTGGCGTCTGGCGTGTCAGTGTCGGGTCGTGGAAAACCTGACGGTCCAGGCTTTCGATCCACTGCGCGACGGGGTTCCTGCTCGCGTGGCGGGCTGTGACTGGCTCAGTCCTTCAGTACTACGTTTGCGTCTGGAACCTGAGCGGCCTTTGCGCTATCGCGCCGGTCAGCATCTGGTGCTCTGGACGGCCAGCGGTGTCGCCCGGCCTTACTCATTGGCGAGTGTGCCGGGCGAAGATCCTTTTCTGGAATTTCACCTCGATTGCCACCAGTCAGGCGCGTTCATTGATGTCGCCCGGCAACTGAAGGCAGGCGATACCGTCGGCCTCGGCGAACTGCGCGGCGGGGCGTTGCAATACGATCCAGACTGGCAGGACCGGCCGCTTTTGCTGCTGGCGGCGGGCACCGGGCTCGGTCCGTTGTGGGGTGTATTGCGCGAGGCATTGCGGCAAGAGCATCAAGGGCCGATCCGCCTGGTGCATCTGGCCCGCGACGACAGTGAACATTATCTGGTCGGGCCGCTTGCCGAGCTGGCGGCGCAGCATTCCAGTCTGCGCGTACAACTCACAACGCCTCACGACTTGCCTGAAGCGCTGGCTGATTTACGCCTGCTGTCCCGGCGGACCATGGCCTTGGTATGCGGCAGCCCGGCCAGCGTCGAAGGGTTTTCCAAGCGCTTGTATCTGGCGGGCTTGCCGCGCAATCAGGTGTTGGCAGATGTGTTTCTGGGGCGCGAATAA